TTCACGACTGATTCAGCTAATACAAGATAACGAGAATCCATCGGAGACATCAGACGCAATCTGAGATGCAGTGCTTCCAACCATTCTCTAGATCCTGATTTGACAAGAAGTGGACGGTGAGCGATGCAATGTGCCCTATCTCCCATAGCAGCCTCCAAAAGATTTGTAGCACATTTGTTGTCCCCCACTGCTTCAAGTGTGCGGGCAATCAGAAGCATTTCCTTGTGTGATAACGCTTTCTCTACAGAACTTTCGAGTATTTCCTGTATTTCGTAAACGCTCTCGCGAAATGATATACCCGCCCAAGATTGTAATGCTTCGACTGCTTGATCTGGGCAATTGTCACGAAGACACATGTCAGCCAAAGAAAAGACTGCATGTCTGATCAGGTCTTCCGATAAACCTGACTCTTGCGAAACGCGGTCTGTGCAATGCCCCCCTTTTTTGTCTTGCAGTACTTGACACAATAGGTCTGCCATTGCCCTAATCGCCCGGCTGGAATCTCCTGCATATGCGATGGAACGACATAATACTATACGCAACTTTTCCACCCCCCAATGGACATTGCCGGAAATAACAAATTCTGAACGAGGGAACGAGTTTGATTGCATTTCCGAAGATATAATCGTGCTCGCGACATCGGAATCAAGCATTCGATGAAAAGAGTCCGCCCCCATCCCTGCAAGTGTTGCTTCGCTTTGCCAGTATTTCTCCAGAAGGCAGTATGGAGCAATCTTCGGCTTTACTCCCGTCTCGATCCATAATTCTGCCAGTTGGCATACAAAGCGTACCCGATCTGCAAACGCCCCCGACGTAAAAAAGTCGGGCAACGACACCTTCTCCAAATCTTGCGTGCTAATTGATACCGGGTCAACTTGTAAGACCGCTTCTCCCAAAGCCGATGCATATTTAGCGCCTCGGCTATCAGAGTTATCAACAGCCACCATGAACTTTCGGATTTGCTGGACAGCAACTTTGTCACAGATGCTCCAAAACTCCGAACGGGCTATCTTTTCTCGCAATGCTGTTTGGCTTTCGTAATCTTCAACACATATCCCAAAAAGCAGCTGTTCGTAGAGTATCACACTTGCGACTTGGATACTGTGTGCACTGTATTCCTGAAGGCTATTCATGAGCATGCCGAGAGAGAAAGATGTTTCATCACGGATAAAACCATTGTCATCTGGTGGAATAGGAATGCTTACTCCATTGCCATTACAGCGAGCTAGTAGGGATGACCTTGATATGTCCGAAACCAGCGAGTCTTCGTTGTCGTAGAAATCAACCGCGATTTTTTCCCATGCCATTAAAATTGGCACTGCTGTGTCCCCATGGTTCGGCACCAGCGAACTTATTTGTGCAACCCAGTGGCTACCGTTGTGGTATATTGCCCCAATGTTCTTTGTCCTATTAACTAGTACTGCAGGTATAGGCCCACCGGCCATGTCCCACCCTTCACGCTTCGCCAACTCTGTAACTGCATTGGACATTACCTTTGAGATATTGTCTATGTCATCGCTGTTGTCTATATCATTGTCATCATTTTCATAGATATTGATGACATCACTATCGTCACTATGATGCCGGATAACAACACGGAAGTGCCATGCGTCGAGCAAATATCGAGCGGCAATACTTCCCCCGTTGTCGCTCGTTTTTTGTAACGCACTGCCCCAGGAAGCAAGCAGTTCGTAAACAGCCACGGGGTCGTTTAGTAATATCGCAATCAGCGGTGGGAGAATTTCAGTGCCGTAGTGCTCGCCAACTGTTGTTATGGCACATTCTGCGGAGATGTCATCAACAGGGAGCCCCAACTCCTTGTTCAACAGATTGAGGGCTTTTTTGGGATACCCAAGTTCTGTCAACGCCATCGACGCCATTGCGAACGCGACGGCATCGAGATAAGCAACATCAGAGTTTTTTCTCCAAGCAACCTCGGCTGTGGCAGCATGTCCTGTGTGAGGATCAATAATTACCATGGACAATGCCCAATACAACCCAACACAATAGAGTCGGCCTGTAGGATTGCTATCAAGAGTTCTTGCCCAGTCAAGAAACACTCCCTCGTTGATTGCATTTTCGTCTTCGACGACTATTCCTAAGGTGTTTGCCACTTCAGTGACCCTCGTTGCCGAAATGCATTTGTCGCACAACTCTGCAAAAGTTGGACAATCAAAATACAGTTGCTCCAAGTTCTCTGCTATTAATTGGTCTCTTGGTAACCAAAAATCACTAGGAGTACCTGCCTTTTTTGATTCATTGACAATACGAGAATGTGCAATATCCTTTGCAAAACGAGGTAGAAATACGCTTCCTACAAGAGGATGGGTTGTCAGGATAACTAGATCTTGTGCAGTTTCAGAAGATGCTTGGCAGTGTCCCCACGTCTCCTCCCACCAACATGAGTACAATTCTGACTTGAGAAATTCTCCATCTTTGCCTGCATGCTCGCACATAGCCAATAGGCTGCCACCTACACATGCCCACACTCTCCATTCAACTGTCTTTTCTGCAAGAGAGCGTGTCACGCTTGCGAGGAAATCTGCCTCATTTTTTTGTTCATATTTTATGCCAAGCCACTCGGATAAGAATGAAAGACCAATATCGAGAGAACGAAGCTGTGTCAGTGACTGTGAAATCAATGCCGAAACAGTCGGACACAAATGGCTCCCTTTCTTCGTGTCGTCCCCATCACCGGGATGTGCCCAAGCATTCACAGCACAGTACAAGCTCAAAGCTGGATTCTGGCCGCAAACACCGGCTGCTCTTTCGTACCAGTCCTGCTGTGTCTGGACAATCCTTCCAAGCTGCTTCCGAGCACGCTTGCAATCGCCAACATCGGACAGTTCTTCGCAAAGATGTGCAAAGAAGGGATGCTGTGTGTCGTCTTCCAGCAAAGGTGCGGTGTATTTTACTAAAGGGAGAAGACGATGCGTGTAGTGGTGCTCCACCCACGACTCAGGTTTCTCAGCAAGTGCTTCTTTGACAGCCTGCTTCCAGAATGCCGGGATGATGGCACACCCTTCTTCTGTGTCTAGCAGGCGTTTGACCGCTTCGCTTACACTCATCGCATATCGCCCTCCACTGCTGGAACTTGTACCTCAACACAAACACCCCACGTCCTCTTCTCGGATTTCCATTTATGCTGGATCTGAATGTAATCCTTCGGTTGAGGCACGCGATTATCCGGCACAGCCAGCTTGACAACGTTTCCTTCCTCTAGCTTTCCCTCGGCAAGTCGTGTGCCGTCACTGCTGTGCCAGCCAATATGTATGATGCTTTTCTCGCCAGGTTCCAGGAACCCCTCAAGGCGAACCTGCATTTCTCTGGTAGACTTCCAGAGCAATGTTACCATGGCTGGTTCTGTCGTGTCAGGTGGACTTCCTTGGTGCCACAGGCAATCTGTTGGCTGCACTTCTGCTGCCAGCAACACAGTATCCGGTGTTCCTTCATTATGACTGAGGGCAGTTGCTGCAATGTGCCCTGATTGCCGTTGCTGCGTCTTCACACGAAATACTGGTCGATTAGGCAGGGAACTCCCCTCGTCTTTGCCCATCGTCGAGCGACTGCGAAAAATCGCATGCAGCACTTTTCCCGTAAGTCCTTGACGTCTTGGTGGTGCTTGCTCTGGGTGAGGGGCGTTAGGTGCTGTTGCCTCGGCAATCTCCCGAAACTCTTCGTATGCACGTTTCCAGCGAATGTCGTTCTCAATCAAGAACTGGACATCCTGCCTCACTTCTTCATTTGGCAGCGCTCCGTCAATGTAGTCAATAACTACGCCGATATCGAGTTCCGGAATTCCTTTTGCTCGTCGGTAATCTTCGTACAACCGAAGTAGTTCTGGCGGTACTTCTGGTGTGTCATCGAAATTGTTATTCATTGCCATACCCGTTCTTGCTAAGAAAGGATGCAAGTGCTGTTTTCATCCTGTGGATGCATCTGCCTATTGCAGAGCTGCTACTATTTGTTTTTCGTGCAATCTCACTGTACGAGACCCCTTCGACCCACAGTCCAAGGATCTCTTTCTCCTGGTCTTCAAGGCCTGATTGGAAGATGGCAAGGTCGTGAAAGAAATCGGACTGACAAGAGTTCATGCAAGCAATGCGAAACGCATGATATTCTGAATATTTATCTTTGTAGTTTCTTCGTTTTCTTTCACGCCTGTGTTCATCTACCACCTTGTTTTTGGCGATTTTTATAGACCACGCTTCCAGGCTATCGATGCCCTTCCATTGGCTCCTATTCACATACAAGGTCAGCAATACGTCCTGACAAAGGCCTTCAGTATCCATGTAGGAAGGGCACGTTGCGTCAAGATACCGTAACAGGGCCGGTCCCAGTGCAGTTAGCTGCTCGATGCAAAGATCATCACTGGACATTGATGCTAACCATCCTCTCTCTCTTCATGGCACACTTCTCGAAACTCTTCGTATGCACATTTCCAGCGAATGTCGTTCTCAATCAAGAACTGGACATCCTGCCTCACTTCTTCATTTGGCAGCGCTCCATCAATGTAGTCAATAACTACGCCGATATCGAGTTCCGGAATTCCTTTTGCTCGTCGGTAATCATCATACAACCGATGTAGTTCTGGCGGTACTTCTGGTGTGTCGTCGAAAGTGGAGTCGTTTTCCATACATCAGGGAGGATAACAATAAAATGATTGATACTACTCTGCCTGAGGATATGGGAAATTGTCAAGTAAACTTACCGAAATTCTATTTGTATATCGCCGCAATGCTATCGAAAGACAGTTCATCCTCTATCTGACCAAGAAGGAGTCTCTACAGACGTAGTCGCATGAGCCACTACGCTTGTCCCGGTAAAAATGAGAAATCCCAAATTTTCTTGCGAAGTAATGATTCCGGAGGAATGAGCGGGACAGATCGGTGCTGTAATAAGACTACCTTTGTGAAACACGTAAAAAAGTCACGTCCATTAAAGGAGAAAAACAGATGCCAGACAAATGGAAAAAGACCGACAGCGGAACGTGGGAGAAATGGGAGAAGGTTGATGACGACCTGGGAATTTTCGCCATCATCGGTGGAGCGTTCATCTGGTTCATCGTAATCGCCATCACGATGCTGGGGTGTTCATAAATGGTCAGTCAAACAAACAAACTGACTGGCGTGACCGCTTCGGTGACGGAGTTTGCTGGATACGCCAGTGTGACATTAGGTGTCGCTCTCTACGAAGGAGCTACGTTGATTGGTGCCGTTCCTGTGGTGTTGGTTGCCTCCACCTTCAAATTTTTGTGGGCGAGGACATGCAGGAAACTATTTCCCGACCACCACAGGGAAAATGGATTGCACAATCCATGTCAGGAGCCCTTGCCATGAACATTTCCGTACTGATAAAGGATGCGTACCAAGGCTTTCAGGATGCCTACACATACCTTAACGACAGGCTTTTCGGAAAGGAACTCCCCCGATTGTCTGATTATCCTTCAACGAAAGGCAAATCCCTTGTGGAGATTGCTGAAGAACAACATCGCTTCAGGAGTGACCACTGCATCGCTCAAAATACCTTTCGTGTTGATCCATCAATGGCTCTGGTCAAAGATCAAAGAAATTACAACAAACCAATAGTTTTACTGTTCCCATCTCAAACGAGAAAGGTCTGATAAACG
This window of the Gimesia fumaroli genome carries:
- a CDS encoding CHAT domain-containing protein, with protein sequence MSVSEAVKRLLDTEEGCAIIPAFWKQAVKEALAEKPESWVEHHYTHRLLPLVKYTAPLLEDDTQHPFFAHLCEELSDVGDCKRARKQLGRIVQTQQDWYERAAGVCGQNPALSLYCAVNAWAHPGDGDDTKKGSHLCPTVSALISQSLTQLRSLDIGLSFLSEWLGIKYEQKNEADFLASVTRSLAEKTVEWRVWACVGGSLLAMCEHAGKDGEFLKSELYSCWWEETWGHCQASSETAQDLVILTTHPLVGSVFLPRFAKDIAHSRIVNESKKAGTPSDFWLPRDQLIAENLEQLYFDCPTFAELCDKCISATRVTEVANTLGIVVEDENAINEGVFLDWARTLDSNPTGRLYCVGLYWALSMVIIDPHTGHAATAEVAWRKNSDVAYLDAVAFAMASMALTELGYPKKALNLLNKELGLPVDDISAECAITTVGEHYGTEILPPLIAILLNDPVAVYELLASWGSALQKTSDNGGSIAARYLLDAWHFRVVIRHHSDDSDVINIYENDDNDIDNSDDIDNISKVMSNAVTELAKREGWDMAGGPIPAVLVNRTKNIGAIYHNGSHWVAQISSLVPNHGDTAVPILMAWEKIAVDFYDNEDSLVSDISRSSLLARCNGNGVSIPIPPDDNGFIRDETSFSLGMLMNSLQEYSAHSIQVASVILYEQLLFGICVEDYESQTALREKIARSEFWSICDKVAVQQIRKFMVAVDNSDSRGAKYASALGEAVLQVDPVSISTQDLEKVSLPDFFTSGAFADRVRFVCQLAELWIETGVKPKIAPYCLLEKYWQSEATLAGMGADSFHRMLDSDVASTIISSEMQSNSFPRSEFVISGNVHWGVEKLRIVLCRSIAYAGDSSRAIRAMADLLCQVLQDKKGGHCTDRVSQESGLSEDLIRHAVFSLADMCLRDNCPDQAVEALQSWAGISFRESVYEIQEILESSVEKALSHKEMLLIARTLEAVGDNKCATNLLEAAMGDRAHCIAHRPLLVKSGSREWLEALHLRLRLMSPMDSRYLVLAESVVKFVREHRHDVLRTVTQRIEFYESVRGLMNEIKNKGWQRFDSLAERGMHEEKQAFEKTLLEWIEQFENRLLLERLIDRRGLIPTAIPNWKPNAWGMRSPWDEKTLKEGDLNEYSVCLGSVCVDDTRKDVTLSNGNTIAEQRPKLLQSIMDSPTTLEELIPSNTVWIRTLTDSDGNIRWWAWRKTSEGVLEKLVSTICDSSVYNSDITQDVDTNPSMHLMYVGYLNDLFTELEWNRHHGLDLEHVDLNLEKTLHDITKLVLATLEEGECGHASDIPSAKIDLLKTSLFSLKHISPIVCRFGVNLLEGLEHRLSLQSIKASVGLWQYVVASLLATNGLATENSRRKKFDELLNDIIFMLSEHFDLSELWKQTERQFSWSETDVVFQVQGSMFTLPLCAIDFGGKPLFEQVASTSTILNLALRHVTEQEQQQQQIDVPRILSVQWEEEHKRRNCVGLPMLHKKLHQLAQESNCEIWTLSDDPLATPENVSHAISSGRFGYVYIGAHGLFEESGVKLAGDAHEGIWRASDCDFSQVDVLTLMSCSVGRLSQNPGEDAQGLCATIAGNGGRTIVAARWNVADIESAHLISEFGRELSKIENKHHPFMRARALNQARKTALSQGVSMHVAAAFELYGVG
- a CDS encoding RNA polymerase sigma factor — its product is MSSDDLCIEQLTALGPALLRYLDATCPSYMDTEGLCQDVLLTLYVNRSQWKGIDSLEAWSIKIAKNKVVDEHRRERKRRNYKDKYSEYHAFRIACMNSCQSDFFHDLAIFQSGLEDQEKEILGLWVEGVSYSEIARKTNSSSSAIGRCIHRMKTALASFLSKNGYGNE